One Streptomyces sp. RPA4-2 genomic window carries:
- a CDS encoding sensor histidine kinase — protein sequence MTLDRAARRQLADTALAIVVGALVMTAAAFDDGTAPADYVLMALASLALAAYRRAPREVLAVSTVTTTAYVLHAHPGPLAALPVLGAVHTAARAGHRGVAALASAAFLAGFVATGPTRQEIVERTLLLAGWFLCALVTGLADRNWQAYLRQTEQRALEAERTREEAALRRAGEERLRIARELHDSLTHSISIVKLQAGVAVHLARKRGEEVPPALLAIQAAGGEAMRELRATLEVLRTDEPTGTPALLVERARAAGLAVELSVSGDERPLTATVDRAAYRIVQEALTNAARHAGPAEVTVRLDYSAAELAISVDDDGGADPSRPPTPGIGLTGMRERVTALGGTLRAAPRVGGGFSVHAQLPLGVPEDVS from the coding sequence ATGACGCTGGACCGGGCCGCCCGCCGACAGCTCGCCGACACCGCCCTCGCGATCGTCGTCGGCGCCCTCGTCATGACCGCGGCCGCCTTCGACGACGGCACCGCCCCCGCCGACTACGTCCTGATGGCCCTCGCCTCCCTGGCCCTCGCGGCCTACCGCCGCGCACCGCGCGAGGTCCTCGCCGTCAGTACGGTCACCACGACGGCGTACGTTCTGCACGCACACCCCGGGCCCCTCGCCGCCCTGCCCGTCCTGGGCGCCGTCCACACGGCCGCGCGCGCCGGCCACCGGGGCGTGGCCGCCCTCGCGAGTGCCGCGTTCCTGGCCGGTTTCGTCGCGACGGGCCCCACCCGGCAGGAGATCGTCGAGCGAACCCTGCTGCTGGCGGGCTGGTTCCTGTGCGCCCTGGTGACGGGCCTCGCCGACCGCAACTGGCAGGCGTATCTGCGACAGACCGAACAGCGCGCGCTGGAGGCGGAACGCACCCGGGAAGAAGCCGCCCTGCGCCGGGCCGGCGAGGAACGGCTGCGGATCGCCCGCGAGTTGCACGACTCGCTCACCCACAGCATCTCGATCGTCAAGCTCCAGGCCGGTGTCGCCGTCCACCTCGCCCGCAAACGCGGCGAGGAGGTACCGCCCGCGCTCCTCGCCATCCAGGCGGCGGGCGGCGAGGCGATGCGCGAACTGCGCGCCACGCTCGAGGTGTTGCGCACCGACGAGCCGACCGGCACCCCCGCGCTGCTCGTGGAGCGGGCCCGCGCCGCCGGGCTCGCCGTCGAGCTGTCGGTCAGCGGCGACGAGCGGCCGCTGACGGCGACGGTGGACCGCGCCGCCTACCGCATCGTCCAGGAGGCGCTGACCAACGCCGCCCGCCACGCGGGCCCGGCCGAGGTGACCGTCCGGCTCGACTACTCGGCGGCCGAGCTGGCGATCTCCGTGGACGACGACGGCGGCGCCGACCCGTCCCGCCCGCCCACGCCCGGCATCGGCCTCACCGGGATGCGGGAACGCGTCACGGCTCTCGGCGGCACCCTGCGTGCCGCCCCGCGCGTCGGGGGTGGCTTCTCCGTCCATGCCCAACTGCCCCTGGGAGTACCGGAGGACGTGTCGTGA
- a CDS encoding response regulator transcription factor, with protein MIRVALVDDQALMRAGFRALLDAEDDIEVVGEAADGQQGLALVRAQRPDVALVDVQMPVMSGIEATRRIAADPWLSAVRVLILTNYGLDEYVFEALRAGASGFLLKDTEPADLLQAIEVVARGEALLSPSVTRTLIGEFVARPPDRATAPGLECLTRREREVTALAARGLTNEEIAAHMVISPFTAKTHISRAMTKLGARDRAQLVVFAYESGLVTARGGTQWRRAKIGE; from the coding sequence GTGATCAGGGTCGCGCTCGTCGACGACCAGGCACTGATGCGCGCCGGATTCCGTGCCCTGCTGGACGCCGAGGACGACATCGAGGTGGTGGGCGAGGCCGCCGACGGGCAGCAGGGGCTCGCGCTGGTGCGGGCCCAGCGGCCGGACGTCGCCCTCGTCGACGTACAGATGCCGGTGATGTCGGGCATCGAGGCGACCCGGCGGATCGCCGCGGACCCGTGGCTGTCCGCCGTGCGCGTCCTCATCCTCACCAACTACGGTCTGGACGAGTACGTCTTCGAGGCGCTGCGGGCCGGGGCGAGCGGTTTCCTGCTCAAGGACACCGAGCCCGCCGACCTTCTCCAGGCCATCGAGGTCGTCGCGCGCGGAGAGGCGCTGCTGTCCCCGTCCGTGACCCGCACGCTGATCGGCGAGTTCGTGGCCCGGCCCCCGGACCGGGCCACCGCGCCGGGCCTGGAGTGCCTCACCCGCCGCGAACGCGAGGTCACCGCGCTCGCCGCGCGCGGCCTCACCAACGAGGAGATCGCCGCGCACATGGTCATCAGCCCGTTCACGGCCAAGACGCACATCAGCCGCGCCATGACCAAACTGGGCGCCCGCGACCGGGCCCAACTGGTCGTGTTCGCCTACGAGTCGGGACTGGTGACGGCCAGAGGCGGCACTCAGTGGCGGCGTGCGAAGATCGGCGAATGA
- a CDS encoding DUF4232 domain-containing protein, with amino-acid sequence MTVPCPRPSCPRPLRSAVLAGALALAVSGCGFFTEPDHRPAPGPSPAVAVPPAGDCPPSGVRVDAGRVDGAMGLRAMSLTLTNCSGRPYRMNGYPSVRVLDEKGAPLTGVRTVQGTDKVPMAPEDPGAEPFTLTPGGSARAALYWRMAAENGTYLRVVPQKGRAAVDVRPPETLDIGPENTLGTTAWAPSPS; translated from the coding sequence ATGACCGTGCCGTGCCCGAGACCGTCGTGTCCGAGACCCCTCCGCAGCGCCGTCCTCGCCGGCGCGCTGGCGCTCGCCGTGAGCGGTTGCGGCTTCTTCACCGAGCCGGACCACCGGCCCGCGCCCGGCCCCTCGCCCGCCGTCGCGGTCCCGCCGGCCGGCGACTGCCCGCCGTCCGGTGTCCGCGTCGACGCCGGCCGTGTCGACGGGGCCATGGGACTGCGGGCGATGAGCCTCACCCTCACCAACTGTTCCGGGCGGCCGTACCGGATGAACGGCTACCCCTCCGTCCGCGTCCTCGACGAGAAGGGCGCCCCGCTCACCGGCGTGCGAACCGTCCAGGGCACCGACAAGGTCCCCATGGCCCCCGAGGACCCGGGGGCCGAGCCGTTCACCCTGACCCCGGGCGGGAGCGCGCGGGCGGCCCTGTACTGGCGGATGGCGGCCGAGAACGGCACGTACCTCCGGGTCGTCCCGCAGAAGGGACGCGCCGCCGTGGACGTGCGGCCACCGGAGACACTCGACATCGGACCCGAGAACACGCTCGGCACGACGGCGTGGGCCCCCTCGCCGTCCTGA
- a CDS encoding lipoate--protein ligase family protein — protein sequence MHGEYKIPGGKLVVVDLDVEDGVLRHARVAGDFFLEPDEALDAVNDALEGAPADTDAAGLAARVDAALPAGTVMYGLTSEGIGIAVRRALAHATDWTDYDWQLIHEGPQSPALHMALDEVLTAEVAAGRRPPTLRVWEWGAPSVIIGSFQSLRNEVDAEGAARHGIEVVRRISGGGAMFVEPGNTITYSLSVPEALVQGLSFQDSYAYLDDWVLGALADMGIRAWYQPLNDIATEQGKIAGAAQKRVVGPGGGAGAVLHHVTMSYDIDADKMLEVLRIGREKLSDKGIRSAKKRVDPLRRQTGLAREEVIGRMIDSFRGRYGLTDGGVTPAELARAEELARSKFGSAEWTARVP from the coding sequence GTGCACGGTGAGTACAAGATCCCCGGCGGCAAGCTCGTCGTGGTGGACCTGGACGTCGAGGACGGGGTGCTGCGCCACGCGCGCGTGGCGGGCGATTTCTTCCTCGAACCGGACGAGGCGCTGGACGCCGTGAACGACGCGCTGGAGGGCGCCCCCGCCGACACGGACGCGGCGGGCCTGGCGGCCCGTGTCGACGCCGCGCTGCCGGCGGGCACGGTCATGTACGGCCTGACCTCGGAGGGCATCGGGATCGCGGTGCGCAGGGCGCTCGCGCACGCCACCGACTGGACGGACTACGACTGGCAGCTGATCCACGAGGGGCCGCAGTCCCCCGCGCTGCACATGGCGCTGGACGAGGTGCTGACCGCGGAGGTCGCCGCCGGCCGTCGCCCGCCGACGCTGCGCGTGTGGGAGTGGGGAGCCCCGTCCGTGATCATCGGCAGTTTCCAGTCGCTGCGCAACGAGGTCGACGCCGAGGGCGCCGCACGGCACGGCATCGAGGTGGTGCGCCGGATCTCCGGCGGCGGCGCGATGTTCGTGGAACCGGGCAACACCATCACCTATTCGCTCTCGGTCCCGGAGGCGCTCGTCCAGGGCCTGTCGTTCCAGGACAGCTACGCCTATCTCGACGACTGGGTGCTCGGTGCGCTCGCGGACATGGGGATCAGGGCCTGGTACCAGCCCCTGAACGACATCGCGACGGAGCAGGGGAAGATCGCGGGAGCCGCCCAGAAGCGGGTGGTGGGTCCGGGCGGCGGTGCCGGTGCCGTGCTCCACCACGTGACCATGTCGTACGACATCGACGCCGACAAGATGCTCGAAGTGCTGCGCATCGGCCGGGAGAAGCTCTCCGACAAGGGCATCAGGAGCGCGAAGAAGCGGGTCGATCCGCTGCGCCGGCAGACCGGGCTCGCGCGCGAGGAGGTCATCGGGCGGATGATCGACTCCTTCCGCGGCCGCTACGGGCTCACGGACGGCGGGGTGACACCCGCGGAGCTGGCCCGCGCCGAGGAGTTGGCACGCTCGAAGTTCGGGTCGGCCGAGTGGACGGCGCGGGTCCCGTAA
- a CDS encoding gamma-glutamyltransferase family protein — protein MFTTRPTLQGTFGMVSSTHWLASQSAMAVLEDGGNAFDAAVAAGFVLHVVEPHLNGPAGEVPIILAPAGGAVRVLCGQGGAPAGATIAHYRGLGLDLVPGTGPLAAAVPGAFDAWMLLLRDHGTKSLADVLKYAIGYAEDGHAPVERVGETVEAVRELFETEWTSSAEVYLPGGTAPRPGELFRNPALAATWRRLLAEVSAAEGREAEIEAAREVWRTGFIAEALVRQAGRPTMDTSGERHAGTLTATDLASWSATYETPATYDWRGWTLCKAGPWSQGPVLLQQLALLPPELPPHGSADYVHLLVEGCKLAMADREAWYGDAAEVPLDALLSDAYNTARRALIGDEASYELRPGAPGGRTPRMSHHARRVASGEAGFDALAVPGAGEPTVARAPAEPEVAPDGSTRGDTCHLDVVDRWGNMVAATPSGGWLQSNPVVPELGFPLGTRLQMAWLEEGLPNSLTPGRRPRTTLTPSLALRDGVPVMAFGTPGGDQQDQWQTHFFLAVALRAEVRGGLDLQGAIDAPNWHNDSFPGSFYPRGMRPGSLTVESRTDPAVVTELRRRGHDVQVSDAWSEGRLCAVARDPRTGVLSAAANPRGMQGYAVGR, from the coding sequence ATGTTCACGACCCGACCGACCCTCCAGGGCACCTTCGGCATGGTGTCCTCCACCCACTGGCTCGCCTCGCAGTCCGCCATGGCGGTCCTGGAGGACGGCGGCAACGCGTTCGACGCCGCCGTCGCCGCGGGCTTCGTCCTGCACGTCGTCGAGCCCCACCTCAACGGACCCGCGGGAGAGGTCCCGATCATCCTCGCCCCGGCGGGCGGCGCCGTACGGGTGCTGTGCGGGCAGGGCGGGGCGCCCGCCGGGGCGACGATCGCGCACTACAGGGGGCTCGGTCTGGATCTCGTACCCGGCACCGGCCCGCTCGCCGCGGCCGTCCCCGGCGCCTTCGACGCCTGGATGCTGCTCCTGCGCGACCACGGCACGAAGTCCCTCGCCGACGTCCTGAAGTACGCCATCGGATACGCCGAGGACGGGCACGCGCCCGTGGAGCGTGTCGGTGAGACCGTGGAGGCCGTCCGTGAGCTGTTCGAGACGGAGTGGACCTCGTCCGCGGAGGTGTACCTGCCGGGCGGGACGGCACCGCGACCCGGTGAGCTCTTCCGCAATCCCGCGCTCGCCGCCACCTGGAGGCGGCTGCTCGCCGAAGTGTCCGCAGCGGAGGGCCGGGAGGCCGAGATCGAGGCGGCGCGGGAGGTCTGGCGCACCGGATTCATCGCCGAGGCCCTGGTGCGCCAGGCCGGACGGCCCACCATGGACACCAGCGGTGAGCGCCACGCCGGTACCCTGACGGCCACCGACCTCGCCTCCTGGTCCGCGACGTACGAGACACCGGCGACGTACGACTGGCGCGGCTGGACCCTGTGCAAGGCGGGCCCCTGGAGCCAGGGCCCGGTCCTCCTGCAGCAGCTCGCCCTGCTCCCGCCGGAACTGCCGCCGCACGGCTCCGCCGACTACGTCCACCTGCTCGTCGAGGGCTGCAAACTGGCCATGGCCGACCGGGAGGCCTGGTACGGGGACGCGGCCGAGGTGCCGCTCGACGCGCTGCTGTCGGACGCGTACAACACGGCACGCCGCGCCCTCATCGGCGACGAGGCCTCGTACGAGCTGCGCCCCGGCGCCCCCGGCGGACGCACCCCGAGGATGAGCCACCACGCCCGGCGGGTGGCCTCCGGGGAGGCCGGCTTCGACGCGCTGGCCGTACCCGGCGCGGGCGAACCCACCGTGGCACGGGCGCCCGCCGAACCCGAGGTGGCACCGGACGGCTCCACCCGCGGCGACACCTGCCACCTCGACGTCGTGGACCGCTGGGGCAACATGGTCGCGGCCACCCCCAGCGGGGGCTGGCTCCAGTCGAACCCGGTCGTCCCCGAACTGGGCTTCCCGCTCGGCACCCGGCTCCAGATGGCCTGGCTGGAGGAGGGACTGCCCAACTCCCTGACGCCCGGCCGTCGTCCGCGCACCACCCTGACGCCTTCGCTGGCGTTGCGCGACGGGGTGCCGGTCATGGCGTTCGGCACTCCGGGCGGCGACCAGCAGGACCAGTGGCAGACCCACTTCTTCCTGGCCGTCGCGCTGCGCGCCGAAGTACGCGGCGGGCTCGACCTCCAGGGCGCGATCGACGCGCCGAACTGGCACAACGACAGCTTCCCCGGGTCCTTCTACCCGCGCGGCATGCGCCCCGGCAGCCTCACCGTCGAGTCCCGCACCGACCCCGCCGTCGTCACGGAGCTGCGCCGCCGCGGCCACGACGTGCAGGTATCCGACGCATGGTCGGAAGGCCGGCTGTGCGCGGTCGCCCGGGACCCCCGCACCGGGGTGCTGTCCGCCGCGGCGAATCCGCGGGGGATGCAGGGGTACGCGGTCGGACGCTGA
- a CDS encoding inositol monophosphatase family protein translates to MIGHTETIDEFLAHRTADVEEAVRHAAAAEIMPRFRQLAAHEIDQKSGPHDLVTDADRKAEEYLTDTLPKLLPGSVVVGEEAVHADPATYDAIQGAAPVWIVDPVDGTRQFVRGESGFCTLVALTLGGVVHASWTYAPARGQLAVALRGRGAHLDGQPLRSGSPAPGRDLEIATSHPDYTTDEQKRALLGLNTEGVRPRPCGSAGLEYLAVARGELDATAFSWEAAWDHAAGLLLVEEAGGTHLTLTGEPFRVTGGNALPFTAARDEATARRVRGLLAAGA, encoded by the coding sequence ATGATCGGACATACCGAAACCATCGACGAGTTTCTCGCCCACCGCACAGCCGATGTCGAAGAAGCGGTCCGTCACGCGGCCGCCGCCGAGATCATGCCCCGCTTCAGGCAGCTCGCCGCGCACGAGATCGACCAGAAGAGCGGCCCGCACGACCTCGTCACGGACGCCGACCGCAAGGCCGAGGAGTACCTCACCGACACGCTCCCCAAGCTGCTGCCCGGCTCGGTCGTGGTCGGCGAGGAGGCGGTCCACGCCGACCCGGCGACGTACGACGCGATCCAGGGCGCGGCCCCGGTCTGGATCGTCGACCCGGTCGACGGCACCCGCCAGTTCGTCCGCGGCGAGTCCGGTTTCTGCACGCTCGTCGCCCTCACGCTGGGCGGCGTAGTCCACGCGTCCTGGACCTACGCACCGGCCCGCGGCCAGCTCGCCGTCGCCCTCCGCGGCCGGGGCGCCCACCTCGACGGACAGCCGCTGCGCTCCGGCTCACCCGCGCCCGGCCGCGACCTGGAGATAGCCACCTCGCACCCCGACTACACGACGGACGAGCAGAAGCGAGCCCTCCTCGGCCTGAACACCGAGGGCGTCCGGCCCCGCCCGTGCGGCTCGGCCGGCCTGGAGTACCTGGCCGTCGCCCGCGGCGAGCTGGACGCGACGGCCTTCTCCTGGGAGGCGGCCTGGGACCACGCGGCGGGTCTGCTGCTGGTCGAGGAGGCGGGCGGTACCCATCTGACGCTGACGGGTGAGCCGTTCCGCGTCACCGGCGGCAACGCGCTGCCGTTCACGGCGGCCCGGGACGAGGCGACGGCCCGCCGGGTGCGGGGGCTGCTGGCCGCCGGAGCCTGA